The Armatimonadota bacterium genome includes a window with the following:
- the glnB gene encoding nitrogen regulatory protein P-II 1 yields the protein MKLVVAIIRPHKLQEVKDALAELGLTGLTITEVRGHGRQRGQVEKYRGLEYTIDLLPKVKIEVVCGDHRKDEVIETIMRAARTGEIGDGKIFVLPIEESIRVRTGDRDEDSL from the coding sequence ATGAAACTGGTTGTGGCCATTATTCGGCCGCACAAACTGCAGGAAGTCAAAGACGCCCTGGCAGAGTTGGGCCTGACAGGCCTGACCATCACTGAGGTGAGAGGGCACGGAAGGCAACGGGGCCAAGTCGAGAAATACCGTGGTCTGGAGTATACCATCGATCTGCTGCCCAAAGTGAAAATCGAAGTCGTCTGCGGGGATCACCGCAAGGACGAGGTCATCGAGACCATCATGCGCGCGGCGCGTACCGGGGAGATCGGCGACGGGAAGATCTTTGTGCTTCCCATTGAAGAGTCCATCCGCGTGCGTACGGGCGACAGGGACGAAGACTCGCTCTAG
- a CDS encoding glutamine synthetase: MAKTPQDVIKLVQETGAKIVDFRFTDLPGVWQHFSIPAEDLDESVFEDGLGFDGSSIRGFQDIQESDMNLFPDPDTAFVDEMVEEPTIAIICNVHEPGTNIEYTRDPRFIARKAENYLKSTGIADTSFWGPEAEFFIFDEVRFEQKANTGFYYVDSSEGIWNSARSEEPNLGYKIRHKEGYFPCPPMDSTHDLRTAMLLALNSAGVKCEVHHHEVGTAGQAEIDLRYDTLVSMADKLMKYKYIVKNVANQWGKTVTFMPKPLFEDNGSGMHVHCSLWKGGRNLFFDPSGYAGLSETARYFIGGLLKHAPAVLAFAAPTTNSYRRLVPGYEAPINLVYSQRNRSAAVRIPAYLQSEKAKRIEFRCPDPSCNGYLALPAILMAGLDGIQNKIDPGEPIDKNIYDLPAEEAKAIRGTPADLAEALAALEADHEFLLKGDVFTPDVIETWIAYKRKKEVDAIRLRPHPWEFHLYFDI; encoded by the coding sequence ATGGCAAAGACACCGCAGGACGTCATCAAGCTGGTGCAGGAAACGGGCGCGAAGATCGTGGACTTCCGCTTTACCGATCTTCCGGGCGTGTGGCAGCACTTCTCCATTCCGGCGGAGGATCTGGACGAGAGCGTCTTCGAGGACGGGCTGGGGTTCGATGGCTCCAGCATCCGGGGGTTCCAGGACATTCAGGAGTCCGATATGAACCTCTTCCCCGATCCTGATACGGCGTTCGTGGACGAGATGGTGGAGGAGCCCACCATCGCCATCATCTGCAACGTCCACGAGCCGGGCACCAACATCGAATACACACGCGATCCGCGCTTCATCGCCCGCAAGGCCGAGAACTACCTGAAGTCCACCGGCATCGCGGACACCAGCTTCTGGGGGCCGGAAGCGGAGTTCTTCATCTTCGACGAAGTACGCTTCGAGCAGAAGGCCAATACCGGCTTCTACTATGTGGATTCCTCGGAGGGGATCTGGAACTCGGCGCGCTCCGAAGAGCCCAATCTGGGCTACAAGATCCGGCACAAGGAGGGTTACTTCCCATGCCCGCCGATGGACTCCACGCACGATCTCCGCACCGCCATGTTGCTGGCTTTGAACAGCGCAGGCGTTAAGTGCGAGGTGCATCATCACGAGGTGGGCACGGCTGGCCAGGCAGAGATCGACCTGCGCTACGACACGCTCGTCAGCATGGCCGACAAGTTGATGAAGTACAAGTACATCGTCAAGAACGTCGCCAATCAGTGGGGGAAGACGGTAACCTTCATGCCCAAGCCGCTGTTCGAGGACAACGGCTCCGGGATGCACGTGCACTGCAGTCTGTGGAAGGGCGGCCGCAACCTGTTCTTCGATCCGTCGGGGTATGCCGGTCTGTCTGAGACTGCGCGCTACTTCATCGGCGGGCTGCTGAAGCACGCTCCGGCGGTGCTGGCGTTCGCCGCTCCCACCACCAACTCTTACCGGCGGCTGGTGCCAGGGTACGAGGCGCCCATCAACCTGGTGTACTCCCAGCGGAACCGCAGCGCCGCGGTGCGCATTCCGGCCTACCTGCAGAGCGAGAAGGCAAAGCGCATCGAATTCCGCTGCCCGGATCCAAGCTGCAACGGCTATCTGGCCCTGCCCGCTATCCTGATGGCCGGGTTGGACGGCATCCAGAACAAGATCGATCCGGGCGAACCCATAGACAAGAACATCTACGATCTCCCGGCCGAGGAGGCGAAGGCCATACGTGGCACGCCTGCCGATCTGGCCGAGGCGCTGGCGGCTCTGGAGGCGGACCACGAGTTCCTACTGAAGGGAGACGTGTTTACGCCTGACGTCATCGAGACGTGGATCGCCTACAAGCGCAAGAAGGAAGTGGACGCCATCCGGCTGCGCCCGCATCCGTGGGAGTTCCATCTCTACTTCGACATCTGA
- a CDS encoding chemotaxis protein CheW: MLDRDRSLYGEEEQVVVCDVAGESFAIAIQQVNTIVPVPEITAVPGAPGDVVGVINLRGSILPVIDLRMKFGVEVRPADKDTRIVVVEAGGHTAGLIVDAVIETVRLPLTDIEPPPSTIQGCGTAYLRGVGKSGDRLLLIVDLDRLLTVEELTSGQLAA, translated from the coding sequence ATGTTGGACAGAGATCGTTCCCTCTACGGTGAAGAGGAACAGGTGGTGGTCTGTGATGTGGCGGGCGAGTCCTTTGCCATCGCCATCCAGCAGGTGAACACCATCGTTCCGGTGCCGGAGATCACCGCAGTGCCGGGAGCCCCCGGGGACGTAGTGGGGGTAATCAATCTCCGAGGCAGCATCTTGCCGGTTATCGACCTGCGGATGAAGTTCGGAGTGGAGGTCCGTCCAGCGGACAAGGACACCCGTATCGTGGTGGTGGAAGCTGGCGGACACACCGCTGGCCTGATTGTAGACGCGGTGATCGAGACGGTGCGTCTGCCGCTTACAGACATCGAGCCACCCCCGTCCACCATCCAGGGATGCGGGACGGCGTATCTCCGGGGAGTCGGCAAGTCCGGAGACAGACTGTTGCTGATCGTGGATCTGGACAGGCTGCTGACTGTGGAGGAGCTAACCAGCGGGCAGCTGGCAGCCTGA